The DNA sequence CGAACCCCTCGTGGACGTCGAGCGTGACGACCTGGCCGGAGGACGGGGTGATGCGCACCTTGCCCGGGCGCAGCACCGCGAGCACCGGCTGCCGGCCGGTGAGGATGCCCATGTCGCCGCCGGCGGCGGGCACGACGACGCTCGTCGCCTCGCCGCTCCACAGCGAGGCGTCCGTCGAGACGACCTCTACCTTCA is a window from the Georgenia muralis genome containing:
- a CDS encoding F0F1 ATP synthase subunit epsilon; this translates as MMKVEVVSTDASLWSGEATSVVVPAAGGDMGILTGRQPVLAVLRPGKVRITPSSGQVVTLDVHEGFVSVDEDIVTVVVDNSAADRAS